One Dialister invisus DSM 15470 genomic region harbors:
- the galE gene encoding UDP-glucose 4-epimerase GalE, which produces MNILVTGGAGYIGSHTVRALMKSEEFTPFVFDNLSTGHRESVPEEVAFIEGDIHDIAFVAETMKRYEIDGVIHFAASSLVAESMVEPGKYYSNNVEGTLHLLLGMRKAGVDKIVFSSTAAVYGEPEKTPIEEDFPHNPTNVYGRTKLVIEDMMRDFTAAYGLSYVALRYFNAAGAAEGGMIGEDHQPESHLIPLILKTAQGVRDHISIYGTDYPTPDGTCLRDYIHVLDLADAHVLAMKYLAGGGVSDVFNLGSENGFSVREIIEVAKKVTGVDFKVVEEGRRSGDPAALIASSAKCKKALGWNPTRSSTEEIIAAAWKWHLSHPYGYGGEKQKESL; this is translated from the coding sequence ATGAATATTCTTGTAACAGGCGGTGCGGGATATATCGGTTCACATACAGTAAGAGCACTGATGAAGTCAGAAGAATTTACTCCTTTTGTTTTTGATAACCTGTCTACCGGGCACCGTGAATCAGTGCCTGAAGAGGTTGCTTTTATCGAGGGCGATATCCATGATATTGCTTTTGTGGCAGAAACTATGAAACGCTATGAAATTGACGGTGTGATTCATTTTGCTGCATCCAGTCTTGTGGCAGAATCCATGGTAGAACCGGGCAAATATTATTCCAATAATGTGGAAGGGACGCTTCATTTGCTCCTGGGAATGAGAAAAGCAGGCGTGGATAAAATCGTCTTTTCTTCCACGGCAGCGGTATATGGGGAGCCGGAGAAAACACCTATTGAAGAAGATTTTCCCCATAATCCGACCAATGTGTATGGCAGGACGAAACTTGTCATCGAGGATATGATGCGTGATTTTACTGCGGCGTACGGATTAAGCTATGTGGCACTCCGCTATTTTAACGCGGCAGGCGCGGCGGAAGGCGGAATGATCGGAGAGGATCATCAGCCTGAATCCCATCTGATTCCTTTGATTTTGAAAACGGCACAGGGGGTACGCGACCATATTTCCATCTATGGGACGGATTATCCTACGCCTGACGGTACCTGTCTTCGTGACTATATTCATGTGCTGGACCTGGCGGATGCCCATGTGCTGGCAATGAAGTATCTGGCGGGTGGCGGAGTGAGTGATGTATTTAACCTCGGTTCAGAAAACGGTTTCAGCGTGAGAGAAATCATTGAGGTCGCAAAGAAAGTGACAGGTGTGGATTTCAAGGTAGTCGAAGAAGGGCGGCGCAGCGGAGATCCGGCAGCCTTAATTGCATCATCTGCCAAGTGCAAAAAGGCATTGGGATGGAATCCGACAAGAAGCAGTACAGAAGAGATTATTGCCGCAGCATGGAAATGGCATCTGTCACATCCTTACGGATATGGCGGGGAAAAACAGAAGGAAAGCCTGTGA
- the galU gene encoding UTP--glucose-1-phosphate uridylyltransferase GalU codes for MRKIRKAIIPAAGFGTRFLPATKAMPKEMLPIVDKPTIQYIAEEILESGIDQILIISGHAKRAIEDHFDSSPELESHLYEHGKMSVLKEIRKISSIKIHYVRQQYMRGLGDAILCAKDFVDGEPFGVILGDDVVYHPEKPALKQLMEQYEQTGGTVIGCQCVAPERVSAYGIIAGKEINDKGLLKVDDMIEKPSISEAPSRVAALGRYVITPEVFEVLEQTAPGKGGEIQLTDALRVMAHAGNVYAYCFEGKRYDTGDKLGFLKATVEYALRRDDLGDDFHTYLKNLTKDW; via the coding sequence ATGCGGAAAATAAGGAAAGCAATTATTCCGGCTGCAGGATTCGGCACACGGTTTCTTCCTGCGACAAAAGCCATGCCGAAAGAGATGCTGCCCATTGTTGATAAGCCGACAATCCAATATATTGCAGAAGAAATTCTGGAAAGCGGTATTGACCAGATCTTAATCATCAGCGGTCATGCGAAACGGGCAATTGAAGATCATTTCGATTCGTCTCCCGAGCTGGAATCCCATTTGTATGAACATGGAAAGATGTCCGTTTTAAAAGAAATCAGGAAAATTTCTTCCATTAAAATCCATTATGTCCGGCAGCAGTATATGCGGGGGCTGGGAGACGCGATTCTCTGTGCGAAAGATTTCGTGGACGGCGAGCCGTTCGGTGTCATTCTTGGTGATGATGTCGTATACCACCCAGAGAAGCCTGCGTTGAAACAGCTTATGGAACAATATGAACAAACCGGCGGAACTGTGATTGGCTGCCAGTGTGTAGCGCCGGAGCGGGTGTCTGCTTACGGAATTATTGCCGGAAAGGAAATCAATGATAAGGGGCTTCTGAAGGTGGATGATATGATAGAAAAACCGTCCATTTCTGAAGCACCGAGCCGTGTGGCAGCATTGGGACGATATGTGATTACACCGGAAGTTTTTGAGGTACTTGAACAGACTGCGCCGGGAAAAGGCGGAGAAATACAGTTGACCGATGCACTCCGTGTCATGGCTCATGCAGGGAATGTGTACGCATACTGTTTTGAGGGCAAGCGATATGATACCGGAGATAAGCTGGGTTTTTTGAAAGCCACTGTGGAATATGCGCTCCGAAGAGATGATTTGGGGGATGATTTCCATACATACTTGAAAAACTTGACGAAAGACTGGTAG
- a CDS encoding MGDG synthase family glycosyltransferase, with amino-acid sequence MPEKKSRRFFILTASIGTGHSQAARAIAESIKEMHPEDSVRVLDFVSRDVLSVDQIIKRTYLQMIRLIPDIYDSLYSNSQKSSFGKTSQALLSLSFRRRMKRLIRVLNPDALIFTHPFPAGAADLLKKKGDITTPLLGVITDFDIHQLWIDRHLDGYCVATPELASLLSRYGISSDIIHTTGIPVRKSFYEESARRPVAEKGTVLVMGGGLGLGRIADDLKRMDEVDEIARFIVITGQNISLYEEVAALAERLRHPVELHSYTNKVARIMGRCELLVTKPGALTCTEAIVMNKPMVLVNTLPGQERANAAFLSGLGCAEWVKRGELAETVRYILANPEKRKQMENACGTSHMESAGEVVKILYDMVEKMDKKNI; translated from the coding sequence ATGCCTGAGAAAAAATCCCGCAGGTTTTTTATATTAACAGCCAGTATCGGCACAGGACACAGCCAGGCGGCGAGAGCCATCGCGGAATCCATCAAGGAGATGCATCCTGAGGATTCTGTTCGCGTGCTTGATTTCGTATCCCGTGATGTGCTGTCTGTGGATCAGATCATCAAGCGGACATATCTGCAGATGATCAGGCTTATTCCTGATATATATGACAGCCTGTACAGCAATTCACAAAAGAGCAGCTTCGGAAAAACGTCGCAGGCGCTTTTATCTTTAAGTTTCCGCAGGAGAATGAAACGGCTTATCCGGGTATTGAATCCGGACGCTTTGATTTTTACCCATCCCTTTCCTGCGGGGGCCGCTGATTTGTTGAAGAAAAAAGGCGATATCACCACGCCGCTTTTAGGGGTGATTACTGATTTTGACATTCATCAGCTTTGGATAGACCGTCACCTGGACGGATACTGTGTGGCAACGCCTGAACTGGCATCGTTGCTTTCGCGGTATGGTATTTCTTCCGATATTATCCATACGACGGGGATCCCCGTGAGGAAGTCTTTTTATGAGGAGAGCGCCCGCCGTCCGGTTGCGGAAAAGGGAACAGTACTTGTCATGGGAGGCGGTCTTGGCCTCGGCAGGATTGCTGATGACTTGAAACGTATGGATGAAGTGGATGAAATAGCAAGGTTCATTGTCATCACAGGACAGAATATAAGCCTTTATGAAGAAGTGGCGGCTTTGGCAGAAAGACTCCGCCATCCTGTGGAACTGCACAGCTATACGAATAAAGTGGCCCGTATCATGGGGCGGTGCGAACTGCTGGTGACAAAACCGGGGGCGCTTACCTGTACGGAAGCGATTGTCATGAACAAGCCCATGGTTTTGGTGAATACGCTTCCCGGGCAGGAACGGGCAAACGCTGCATTTTTAAGCGGACTCGGCTGTGCGGAATGGGTGAAACGGGGAGAACTGGCGGAAACGGTCAGATATATCCTTGCGAATCCCGAAAAAAGGAAACAAATGGAAAATGCCTGCGGTACCAGTCATATGGAAAGTGCCGGAGAAGTTGTAAAAATCCTCTATGATATGGTTGAAAAAATGGACAAAAAAAACATTTGA
- a CDS encoding amidophosphoribosyltransferase produces the protein MSGFFGAVLKSDCVFDVFFGTDYHSHLGTRRAGMVFYGEDGFDRSIHNIENTPFRTKFDSDIHQMRGNLGLGCISDYEAQPLIVRSHHGTYALATVSKINNMDELTEEIIQKGGTHFLEMSGGDINATELVATLINQKDNLIEGICYAQERIDGALTLLLLTPDGLYCARDRLGRTPVVIGRKEDGYCAVFESCSYLNLEYEDDRELGPGEIAVLTPEGVKTLVAPGKDMRICTFLWIYYGYPSARYEGVSVEEMRYHCGMAMAERDGFTKEDVDIVAGVPDSGIAHAMGYANRSGVPFSRPLVKYTPTWPRSFMPTIQSKRNLIAKMKLIPIHELIRGKRMVLVDDSIVRGTQLRETAEFLFESGAKEVHARAACPPILFGCKYLNFSRSNSEMELIARRVIAEEEGENVDRTVLDDYADPDSDRYHKMVEKICKRMGFTSLGYNRLDDMLDAAGIDPSKMCTYCWNGRE, from the coding sequence ATGAGCGGATTTTTTGGAGCGGTGCTGAAATCGGATTGTGTGTTTGATGTATTCTTCGGGACAGATTACCATTCTCATCTGGGGACAAGGCGGGCGGGTATGGTTTTTTACGGAGAGGACGGTTTTGACAGATCCATCCACAATATTGAAAATACGCCGTTCCGGACGAAGTTTGACAGTGATATTCACCAAATGAGAGGAAACTTGGGGTTAGGCTGTATTTCCGATTATGAAGCGCAGCCGCTGATTGTCCGCTCTCATCACGGCACATACGCGTTGGCAACAGTGTCGAAAATTAATAATATGGATGAATTAACGGAAGAAATAATTCAAAAAGGGGGTACCCACTTTCTGGAAATGAGCGGCGGCGATATTAACGCGACGGAACTTGTGGCGACGCTGATTAACCAGAAAGATAATCTGATAGAGGGGATCTGTTATGCCCAGGAGAGAATAGACGGCGCACTGACGCTTCTTCTGCTTACGCCGGACGGTTTATACTGTGCCCGTGACAGGCTGGGGAGGACGCCCGTAGTGATCGGCAGAAAAGAGGACGGTTATTGTGCTGTTTTTGAATCCTGTTCATACTTGAATCTGGAATATGAAGATGACCGTGAACTCGGTCCCGGAGAAATTGCCGTACTTACACCGGAGGGAGTAAAGACGCTTGTCGCTCCCGGAAAGGATATGCGTATATGCACGTTTCTATGGATTTACTATGGCTATCCATCTGCCCGTTATGAAGGCGTGTCCGTGGAGGAAATGCGTTACCACTGCGGGATGGCGATGGCGGAACGTGACGGATTTACAAAAGAAGATGTGGATATCGTTGCCGGCGTCCCCGATTCAGGGATTGCCCATGCCATGGGATATGCCAACCGGTCGGGCGTGCCCTTTTCGCGGCCGCTTGTAAAGTATACGCCTACCTGGCCGCGTTCTTTTATGCCGACAATCCAGTCGAAGCGTAATTTGATTGCAAAAATGAAATTGATCCCCATTCATGAACTGATTAGAGGGAAACGAATGGTTCTGGTGGATGATTCCATTGTCAGAGGGACGCAGCTTCGGGAAACGGCGGAGTTTCTTTTTGAAAGCGGAGCGAAAGAGGTTCATGCCCGTGCAGCGTGTCCGCCCATCTTGTTTGGCTGCAAGTATCTGAATTTTTCCCGTTCCAATTCGGAAATGGAACTGATTGCCCGTCGTGTTATTGCAGAAGAGGAAGGAGAAAACGTGGACCGGACCGTTCTCGATGATTATGCGGATCCCGACTCCGACCGCTATCACAAGATGGTGGAAAAAATCTGTAAGCGGATGGGGTTTACTTCGCTGGGATATAACCGCCTGGACGATATGCTTGATGCCGCAGGGATAGACCCGTCAAAGATGTGTACATATTGCTGGAACGGCAGAGAATGA
- a CDS encoding zinc ribbon domain-containing protein produces MTEESKNPLEIRCSACGAPAEFDIIHQIYQCRYCGQKVDANEPVERLKKWRALKRRHSGVNSGDIHPSVHICKNCGAEILIPEGEAVGRCEFCGGNLVRRAFTFRDNLPEVFIPFVLTEREASERLTAWAVKNKRTKEAGWVEKNIKSLKGYYLPYQIVKGPVRCTVFRDQAFSDKKYICGSFINGMAVNTSNQLDNMVLDHAEPFDWKGTVPFEFGYIAGQRVKLPDISGGAAEQRVLEEVEADYLPIVEKVMETSGVKLHAKGENLLSIPALLPLYIIAGKGKLAAVNGQTGRIAVSVGEKKKSWPWIVEPLLMTVFVFIVMLFLFDYEVYVAGMVGLVFGIIFFAGFSDGRSARIRKIIRQGKNCRAERKGIRLIVKEEAFPEKDFEAPVFFEKVKGKMAPVKISFYSWERWIQIGVFLLLLNFLPAVFALLIYYGSGMTGPICWSAMVVWLCLSVPCSLILWMSVGRIRLYNYPLVKLIGPEGKLTSVQADDIEPMNLFYILKDITELLLVFPWVIALLVFIILGTVGAMLM; encoded by the coding sequence ATGACAGAGGAATCAAAAAATCCGTTGGAAATACGTTGTTCTGCCTGCGGAGCACCGGCAGAGTTTGACATTATCCATCAAATTTATCAGTGCCGGTACTGCGGGCAGAAAGTAGATGCCAATGAACCGGTGGAACGTTTAAAAAAATGGCGGGCACTTAAAAGGCGCCATTCCGGAGTAAACAGCGGGGATATTCATCCATCGGTTCATATCTGTAAAAACTGCGGAGCCGAGATACTGATTCCCGAAGGAGAAGCTGTCGGGCGCTGTGAGTTTTGCGGGGGAAATCTTGTAAGGCGTGCTTTTACGTTTCGCGATAATTTGCCGGAAGTGTTTATCCCCTTTGTCCTGACAGAAAGGGAAGCGTCAGAGCGGCTTACGGCATGGGCAGTAAAAAATAAGAGGACAAAGGAAGCGGGATGGGTAGAGAAAAACATAAAAAGTCTTAAAGGTTATTATCTTCCTTATCAAATCGTAAAAGGTCCTGTCCGCTGTACCGTATTTCGGGATCAGGCATTTTCCGATAAAAAATATATCTGCGGAAGCTTTATCAACGGTATGGCGGTAAATACGTCCAATCAGCTGGATAATATGGTTCTTGACCATGCGGAGCCGTTTGACTGGAAAGGCACAGTTCCTTTTGAATTCGGCTATATCGCAGGGCAGCGTGTGAAGCTGCCTGATATATCGGGCGGAGCGGCAGAGCAACGGGTTTTGGAAGAAGTGGAAGCGGATTATCTTCCCATTGTTGAAAAAGTGATGGAAACATCAGGGGTCAAGCTTCATGCCAAAGGAGAAAACCTATTAAGCATTCCCGCCCTTCTTCCGCTCTATATCATCGCCGGAAAAGGAAAGCTTGCGGCGGTTAACGGCCAGACAGGGAGAATTGCTGTCTCTGTAGGAGAAAAAAAGAAAAGCTGGCCCTGGATCGTTGAACCGCTCCTTATGACAGTTTTCGTATTCATCGTGATGCTGTTCCTTTTTGATTACGAGGTGTATGTTGCGGGGATGGTAGGGCTTGTTTTCGGCATCATTTTTTTTGCGGGATTCAGTGACGGCAGGTCTGCCAGGATCAGAAAGATTATCCGGCAGGGGAAGAACTGCCGGGCAGAAAGAAAAGGGATCCGTCTCATCGTAAAAGAAGAGGCGTTTCCTGAAAAAGATTTTGAGGCTCCCGTCTTCTTTGAAAAGGTTAAAGGGAAGATGGCTCCCGTAAAAATCAGCTTTTATTCATGGGAGCGGTGGATACAGATTGGGGTATTCCTGCTTTTGCTTAACTTTTTGCCTGCCGTTTTCGCGCTTTTGATTTATTACGGCAGCGGGATGACGGGGCCGATCTGCTGGTCTGCCATGGTGGTATGGCTCTGTCTGTCAGTTCCCTGCTCACTTATCCTCTGGATGTCCGTTGGACGTATTCGTTTGTATAATTATCCGCTGGTGAAGCTCATCGGTCCGGAGGGGAAATTGACAAGCGTACAGGCAGACGACATAGAACCGATGAATCTTTTCTATATACTCAAGGATATAACGGAACTGCTTCTGGTATTTCCGTGGGTGATTGCGCTCCTGGTATTTATAATTTTAGGGACTGTCGGTGCGATGCTTATGTGA
- the hemL gene encoding glutamate-1-semialdehyde 2,1-aminomutase has product MMNLFRSKAAFEEARNYMPGGVNSPVRSYPHMDCPPPFIASAKGSHITDIDGNTYIDYVGSWGPMILGHAHPRVISAIQKAAENSTSYGAPTVIETELAKLVTAFYPSIEKIRLVSSGTEATMSALRAARGYTGRDKILKFAGCYHGHGDSLLVKAGSGAATFGSPDSAGVTKGTAKDTVVVPYNDIDAFVKKMDDEGEEIAAVIVEPVAGNMGCVLPVDGFLETLRRETEKHGTVLIFDEVMCGFRTELHGAQGKYGIIPDMTCLGKIIGGGLPAAAYGGKRDIMNCIAPDGSVYQAGTLSGNPLAVTAGLETLQMIRTIPDFYKILEEKTKRLLGGWLDAAAEAGVAVQVHQSGSMFCLFFNDKPVLNYEDSCACDGKKFKTWFLSMLEQGIYLAPSPFETLFMSYAHSEDDLDRTISAARIAMKEAAEAK; this is encoded by the coding sequence ATGATGAACCTGTTCCGTTCGAAAGCGGCTTTTGAAGAGGCGCGGAATTACATGCCCGGCGGAGTGAACAGCCCGGTCCGTTCCTATCCGCATATGGACTGTCCGCCGCCGTTTATTGCATCGGCAAAAGGATCGCATATTACCGATATTGATGGAAATACCTATATAGACTATGTCGGCTCCTGGGGACCTATGATTTTGGGACATGCCCACCCCCGAGTGATTTCCGCGATTCAAAAAGCGGCGGAAAACAGTACGAGCTACGGCGCACCGACGGTGATAGAAACAGAACTGGCCAAACTGGTTACTGCTTTCTACCCGTCCATTGAAAAAATAAGACTTGTTTCTTCCGGAACGGAGGCGACGATGAGTGCTCTTCGTGCTGCCCGCGGTTATACAGGAAGAGATAAAATATTGAAATTTGCCGGCTGCTATCATGGGCATGGCGACAGCCTCCTTGTGAAAGCCGGATCGGGTGCAGCGACTTTCGGCAGTCCTGACAGCGCGGGTGTCACAAAAGGCACGGCAAAAGACACGGTCGTTGTTCCTTATAACGATATTGATGCTTTTGTAAAAAAGATGGATGACGAAGGTGAAGAGATTGCTGCAGTCATTGTAGAACCGGTGGCAGGAAATATGGGGTGTGTCCTTCCTGTTGACGGTTTTTTGGAGACACTTCGCCGTGAAACAGAAAAGCATGGCACTGTCCTGATTTTTGATGAAGTCATGTGTGGTTTCCGTACAGAACTCCATGGCGCACAGGGAAAGTACGGTATTATTCCCGATATGACATGCCTTGGGAAAATTATCGGCGGCGGTTTACCTGCGGCGGCTTATGGAGGGAAAAGGGATATCATGAACTGCATTGCGCCTGACGGTTCCGTTTATCAGGCAGGAACTTTGTCAGGAAATCCCCTGGCGGTAACTGCCGGACTGGAAACGCTTCAAATGATCAGGACTATTCCCGATTTCTATAAAATATTGGAAGAAAAGACAAAGAGGCTGCTCGGCGGCTGGCTGGATGCGGCAGCAGAAGCCGGTGTGGCGGTACAGGTCCATCAGTCGGGATCCATGTTCTGTCTCTTCTTTAATGATAAACCTGTTCTTAACTATGAAGACTCCTGCGCATGTGATGGAAAGAAGTTCAAGACGTGGTTCCTGTCCATGCTGGAACAGGGGATCTACCTGGCACCCTCTCCCTTTGAAACACTTTTTATGTCTTATGCGCACAGCGAAGATGATTTGGACAGAACAATTTCTGCGGCCCGCATTGCCATGAAAGAGGCGGCAGAAGCAAAATAA
- the hemB gene encoding porphobilinogen synthase yields the protein MKLNTLRPRRLRRTAAIRSMVRETSLEINDFIYPIFVVPGPNVKEEIPSMPGCYHLSVDQAVKQAEEIVSLGVPAVEIFGLPSYKDDIGSSAWDMESPVQRAMVAIKKEFPDLIIVGDVCLCQYTNSGHCGQLCGHEVDNDSTLELLAKVAVSQAEAGADIIAPSDMMDGRISVIRNALDTNRFSHISVMSYAVKYASGYYGPFRDAADSAPRFGDRRGYQMDPANSREAMKEVDLDMEEGADIIMVKPALAYLDIVHQVRQRINRPVAVYNVSGEYAMVKAAAANGWIDEKRIVMETLLSMKRAGADMIISYHALDAARWLKEEAGR from the coding sequence ATGAAATTGAATACACTGCGTCCGCGCCGTTTAAGGCGTACTGCTGCTATCCGCAGCATGGTACGGGAAACGTCTCTGGAAATCAATGACTTTATTTATCCGATTTTTGTTGTTCCCGGGCCAAATGTGAAAGAAGAAATACCGAGTATGCCCGGCTGCTATCATCTGTCTGTGGATCAGGCGGTCAAACAGGCGGAGGAAATCGTCAGTCTCGGGGTCCCTGCGGTGGAAATATTTGGGCTGCCTTCTTATAAAGATGACATCGGTTCTTCTGCCTGGGATATGGAAAGTCCTGTACAGCGGGCAATGGTGGCAATCAAAAAAGAATTTCCCGATCTTATTATTGTAGGTGATGTGTGTCTCTGCCAGTATACTAATTCCGGACACTGCGGGCAGCTCTGCGGTCATGAAGTGGATAATGATTCCACGTTGGAATTGCTGGCGAAAGTTGCCGTTTCCCAGGCGGAAGCCGGTGCGGATATCATTGCTCCTTCCGATATGATGGACGGGCGTATTTCTGTCATCCGAAACGCGCTGGATACAAATCGGTTTTCTCATATATCCGTCATGTCCTATGCGGTAAAGTATGCATCAGGGTATTACGGGCCTTTCCGTGATGCGGCCGATTCGGCCCCCCGGTTCGGCGACCGCCGCGGATACCAGATGGATCCTGCGAACAGCCGTGAGGCGATGAAGGAAGTGGATTTGGACATGGAAGAAGGCGCCGATATCATCATGGTGAAGCCTGCCCTTGCTTACCTGGATATTGTTCATCAGGTCCGTCAGCGGATCAACCGTCCTGTGGCAGTGTATAATGTGAGCGGTGAATATGCCATGGTGAAAGCGGCTGCTGCTAACGGATGGATTGATGAAAAGAGGATTGTCATGGAAACCCTTTTGTCAATGAAGCGGGCAGGGGCAGATATGATTATTTCCTATCATGCTCTTGACGCGGCAAGGTGGCTGAAAGAGGAGGCGGGAAGATGA
- the cobA gene encoding uroporphyrinogen-III C-methyltransferase translates to MKKGKVYLIGAGPGDPELFTLKGKRCLEKADVIVGDYLADKRILRFANKNAEYIYVGKSCGSHTMTQQDISRLLAEKGKEGKIVARLKGGDPFVFGRGGEEIEVLRAAGVDFEEVPGVTSAIAAPAYAGIPVTHRKVAASFAVITGHEDPTKGHSDIHWEKLAGAVDTLVFLMGVGRTQHIAEELIRYGKSADTPAAFVRWGTRPYQETYTTTLGEAAEAVKKYGIKPPSVFIVGNVVNLREQLCWYDNKPLFGKHVVITRSRTQASRLTEVLEDLGAFCTEIPSIKIESPDDGWASIDQGIEKLAEYNWIVFTSQNGVDAFFKRIYEKGFDTRALGHVKIAVIGPATDKQLLLYGLKADCVPSAYKAEDLAEAMKPLVRRGDKILLPRAKVARSVLPEMLTGYGCHVDVAEAYETVCDEENKEKLKELLVNHEVDIITFTSSSTVFNLVDQLDGKTGLLDGVSLACIGPITADACRKYGLEPQIISDTFTIDGLTEAIVKGVAKE, encoded by the coding sequence ATGAAGAAGGGAAAGGTATACTTAATCGGAGCAGGTCCGGGCGACCCCGAACTTTTTACACTGAAAGGGAAACGCTGTCTTGAAAAAGCGGATGTTATTGTCGGGGATTATCTGGCGGATAAACGGATTCTTCGTTTTGCCAATAAGAATGCGGAATACATCTATGTAGGAAAAAGCTGCGGCAGCCATACAATGACACAGCAGGATATCAGCCGCCTTCTTGCTGAAAAAGGGAAAGAAGGGAAAATTGTTGCCCGCTTAAAAGGGGGAGACCCCTTTGTTTTTGGGCGCGGGGGAGAAGAAATCGAAGTGCTCCGTGCGGCAGGCGTGGACTTTGAGGAAGTGCCGGGAGTGACGTCGGCGATTGCGGCTCCCGCTTATGCGGGTATTCCTGTGACCCACAGGAAGGTGGCGGCATCCTTTGCCGTTATCACGGGACATGAGGATCCGACAAAAGGCCATTCTGACATTCATTGGGAAAAACTGGCGGGCGCTGTGGATACGCTTGTGTTTCTTATGGGCGTAGGCCGTACGCAGCATATTGCCGAAGAACTGATCCGTTACGGAAAAAGCGCAGACACACCGGCGGCGTTTGTCCGCTGGGGTACCCGTCCCTATCAGGAAACGTATACCACTACACTTGGAGAGGCGGCGGAAGCAGTCAAGAAATATGGCATCAAGCCGCCATCCGTATTTATTGTCGGGAATGTAGTCAACCTTCGCGAGCAATTGTGCTGGTATGACAATAAGCCGCTTTTCGGAAAGCATGTGGTCATTACCCGTTCCCGCACGCAGGCTTCCCGGCTGACGGAAGTGCTGGAAGACTTGGGGGCATTCTGTACGGAGATTCCATCCATCAAAATTGAATCCCCCGATGACGGCTGGGCAAGTATTGATCAGGGGATTGAAAAACTTGCCGAATATAACTGGATTGTATTTACCAGTCAAAACGGAGTAGATGCTTTCTTTAAGAGGATCTATGAAAAAGGATTTGATACACGGGCGCTTGGTCATGTAAAGATTGCTGTCATAGGACCGGCTACAGATAAGCAGCTGCTCCTCTACGGCCTCAAGGCAGACTGCGTGCCGTCGGCATACAAGGCGGAAGATTTGGCAGAAGCAATGAAGCCGCTTGTCCGTCGAGGAGACAAAATCCTGCTGCCCCGCGCGAAAGTGGCAAGAAGCGTACTGCCTGAAATGCTGACAGGTTACGGATGCCATGTGGATGTGGCGGAAGCTTATGAAACCGTTTGTGATGAAGAAAATAAAGAAAAATTAAAGGAACTTCTTGTGAATCATGAAGTGGATATCATTACATTTACCAGTTCATCTACCGTATTCAATCTGGTAGACCAGCTGGACGGGAAAACGGGACTGCTTGACGGAGTGTCCCTGGCATGTATCGGGCCGATTACTGCGGATGCCTGCCGAAAGTACGGCTTGGAACCGCAGATTATTTCCGATACATTTACAATTGACGGACTGACAGAAGCGATTGTGAAAGGAGTTGCGAAAGAATGA
- the hemC gene encoding hydroxymethylbilane synthase, whose translation MKDKIIIATRESLLALWQAEHVKKRIEDTYPEIQVELLPVTTKGDQILDRSLLEIGGKGLFIKELEKLLLEKKADIAVHSLKDMTAVIPDGLKLAAVTAREDPRDAFVSLEYGSLQELPEGAVVGTSSLRRQAQLLHLWPDLQIKTLRGNVQTRLRHLDEGNYDAVILAAAGLKRLGLQERIQSYISTCDSIPAAGQGVMAIETRIGDDETMEIIQFIHDEKVASCIMAERAFLEKVGGDCKVPAGIYAVPFLGHIEAVAFIGSPDGKEMYKRSLNGQTQDAKQLGESLAEALIADGGGRILEELRK comes from the coding sequence TTGAAAGATAAGATTATAATCGCTACGAGAGAAAGTTTGCTGGCACTTTGGCAGGCGGAACATGTAAAAAAGCGGATTGAAGATACTTATCCTGAAATACAGGTGGAACTCCTTCCGGTGACGACAAAAGGCGATCAGATTCTGGACAGGTCTCTTCTTGAAATCGGAGGGAAGGGGCTTTTTATCAAAGAACTGGAAAAATTGCTTCTTGAGAAAAAAGCGGATATAGCTGTACATTCTTTGAAAGATATGACGGCCGTAATTCCCGATGGATTGAAACTGGCGGCAGTGACGGCAAGAGAAGATCCGCGGGACGCTTTTGTATCTTTGGAATATGGCAGTCTGCAGGAGTTGCCGGAAGGGGCGGTCGTGGGGACATCCAGTCTCCGCCGACAGGCGCAGCTGCTCCATTTATGGCCGGATCTGCAGATAAAAACGCTTCGCGGGAATGTGCAGACAAGACTCCGGCATTTGGATGAAGGGAACTATGATGCAGTGATCCTTGCGGCGGCAGGATTGAAACGGCTTGGACTGCAAGAACGGATCCAATCTTATATTTCTACCTGTGATAGCATACCTGCGGCGGGGCAGGGTGTTATGGCTATTGAAACAAGAATCGGTGATGATGAAACAATGGAGATTATTCAATTTATCCATGATGAAAAAGTGGCATCCTGTATAATGGCAGAACGAGCATTTCTGGAAAAAGTCGGTGGTGACTGTAAAGTGCCTGCAGGTATCTATGCAGTTCCGTTTCTTGGGCATATAGAGGCGGTGGCTTTCATTGGATCACCTGATGGGAAAGAGATGTACAAAAGGAGCCTTAATGGGCAGACGCAGGATGCAAAGCAGCTGGGAGAAAGTTTGGCGGAAGCATTGATTGCCGATGGCGGCGGCCGCATTTTAGAGGAATTAAGAAAATGA